ATCCATTCATATTGGAACTCCGGGCGGACCACGTGCTGGACGGCCGTGATGTTCCAGCGGTTGAAAGCGTACACGCGTTCCATGCGGCTGGAAAGCTCCAGCACCACGTCGGGCAGGACCCTGGCTTTGGTGGGCGAGTGGTCGGAATCGTCCCAATCCACGCTGTAGAGTGTTGTCCGGATTCCCATGGAGGGTTCCAGCACCAGATAAGGCCAGAGGTGCACGGGGTAGTAGATCCGCGGAAGCATGTCGAAGCGGGTTCCCTTGTCTCCCTCCGGGCGCCAGTAGTGCACGCCGGCGCTTTCCAGGGAGTAGTAAAAGGGCGATAGCATCGGATGGGTCGGCGTGATGTCGTAGGCGATTCGCGGCAACTGTTGCAGGGTCCGCTCGTCCTTGGATCGATCCAGGTTGTCCCAGTAGCGGGTATCGAAACTCATCAACTGGTTGTCGTTGCGCCGTACCAAGTAGAGGCTCGATTCCCGTGAAAGCACCGACTTGTCGTTGAGGATTTCTCTTCCGGAAAACCTGCGGAGCACGTCGTTGGTTTCATCGAAGCCAACGGAGCCGCGTTCGAATTCCTTGAGAAAATTCCGGTCGCTCACCACGTCCAAGCTGAGAAACCCTTCGATCTCATGGGGCAAAGCGAACGTATGGCTGCCTCGAACCCAGTAGCGGTCGCTCTGTTCGAAGGGATAGCCTTCGTCGCGCAGGTGCGATTTGTCCGCCTGATCGTCCAGGTAATGCACCATCCAGATGCCCTGGCCCCATTTCGGGTGTCGGATGCGGTATTCCATACCGGCCATGATGCCTCGCTCTTCCATGTAGTGGGCGGTGAAGGTGGCGTCCATGTCCTGCCGGATGGCCCAGTAGTAGGGGACTTCCACGCCGAAACCGTTGAGGCTGGAAGAGCCCAGGGTGGGGAAGAGAAAGCCCGACTGGCGTTCCCGGTTTACCGGAAAGACGGCGAAGGGAGTGTAGAAGAGGGGGATCGGTCCGGCCCAGAAGGACGAATGCTTGGCGACGCCGCGCCCGCCGACCTTGACCCTGAGATCTCGGGTACGGATGGTCCAGTCGGGATCGTCGGGGTTGCAGCTGGTGATGATGCCTTCCTGGAGTTCGTACTGGCTGGGTCCCGTCTTGGTGATGTTTTTTCCGCGGACGTAGAACCCGCTTTCACTGAAATAGACGGTCCCACCGTCTACCCATCCCGTTTCCGTGTCCAGGTTCCAGATGACGTGTTCCCCTTGGAGCCAGTCCCGCCCGAAACGGAGAGTCACGTTTCCCGCCAGTTCCGCCCGCTGTTCCACCGAGTCCAAACGGGCCCAGTCCGCTTTGATGGAGCGGTCGCCGGATGAGATGAAGACGTTCCCTTCGGCCAGGTAGGCCTTGGCCTTGGCGTCGTAGGAAAGGGTGTCCGCCTGGATGGTCCACGGTTCTCGGTCCGAAGCCACGACATCCTGCTGCTCCCCGATGTCGAGAAAGGAGGCTTCGGCTCCCGCACAGGTCCCGGCCAGGGCGGCGATCAGCAGCCACCCAAGGGCCGCCGCGATGGACCCTTGCTTCGTCCGCGCCGTGGAACGGTGTCTTCTCATCCGAACACGCATCCTGGAAAGGCTTGGGGTTCTCCGTAAATTTCCTTGACCTCACCGGCGAAGTAAAGGGAACCCGTGATGCAGATCAGGTCGTCGGGGCCCGCCAGGGCCTTGGCCTGGCCGATGGCCGCTGCCGGATCGGGGACAGCGTACATCTTCTGAATGTAGGGGCGGGCGAGCCGGCGCAGGAGTTCGGGGTCGGCGGCGCGCCCGTAGCGGGGCTTCGTGAAGATGGCTGTTTCCGCCAGGGGAAGCAGGCGCCGGAAGATTCCCCGAATGTCCTTGTCTCCCATAATGCCCAAAACCAGGTGCAACTTGTCGTAGGTGAAGTTGTGGAGGAGCGCCGACCTCAGGCATTCCGCTCCAGGGGGATTGTGCGCACCGTCGAGGATCACCAGTGGTCGTTCTTCGAGTGTCTCCATGCGTGCGGGCCATCGAACCTGACTCAGCCCTTCTTCCACGGCCACAGGATTCAAGATCAGTGCTCCGCTTCGTTCGATCACCTCCAGGGCCGCCAAGGCCAGGCCGGCGTTCACGAACTGATGGTCGCCTTTGAGCGGGGTCTTGATGTGCGACCAGTGAAAACGAAGGCCGTAATAGCCGAAACTCCCGTTTCCGTTCCGGCGGACCCGAAAATGGGTCCCCAGCCGATACAGGGGCGAATCGTTCCGGAGGCAAGTGGCCTTGATCACGCTTTGGACCACCGGCTGTCGAGCTGCGGTCACCACGGGAACCCCCGGCTTGATGATCCCCGCCTTCTCCCGGGCGATGGCCGAAAGGGTGCGGCCCAGGTATTCCTGGTGATCAAAGGATACATTG
This is a stretch of genomic DNA from Desulfoglaeba alkanexedens ALDC. It encodes these proteins:
- a CDS encoding LPS-assembly protein LptD, yielding MRRHRSTARTKQGSIAAALGWLLIAALAGTCAGAEASFLDIGEQQDVVASDREPWTIQADTLSYDAKAKAYLAEGNVFISSGDRSIKADWARLDSVEQRAELAGNVTLRFGRDWLQGEHVIWNLDTETGWVDGGTVYFSESGFYVRGKNITKTGPSQYELQEGIITSCNPDDPDWTIRTRDLRVKVGGRGVAKHSSFWAGPIPLFYTPFAVFPVNRERQSGFLFPTLGSSSLNGFGVEVPYYWAIRQDMDATFTAHYMEERGIMAGMEYRIRHPKWGQGIWMVHYLDDQADKSHLRDEGYPFEQSDRYWVRGSHTFALPHEIEGFLSLDVVSDRNFLKEFERGSVGFDETNDVLRRFSGREILNDKSVLSRESSLYLVRRNDNQLMSFDTRYWDNLDRSKDERTLQQLPRIAYDITPTHPMLSPFYYSLESAGVHYWRPEGDKGTRFDMLPRIYYPVHLWPYLVLEPSMGIRTTLYSVDWDDSDHSPTKARVLPDVVLELSSRMERVYAFNRWNITAVQHVVRPEFQYEWIPDEDQDDLPEFDRIDRIGNRHALRYGFSTFLISKRMIRDANNEPAAHYLELGRLRVTQAFKLDRSSDDDLLQTEAGKRFSNVDFELDLTPGSWLNLSYDVSVSPYDYSTTRHDLALGLRDSRNNALNLSYRYREDMDLDEIISGVHLAIRPNLFIYTYHDYSFDQKEMFEESYGVYYQHGCWGIRMGYKEEDEDREFMLAFTLLGLGQVGTGYVSGFGFSPAGNP
- a CDS encoding bifunctional folylpolyglutamate synthase/dihydrofolate synthase → MDDYQQAVDYLLSLQKFGIKFGLNRTENVLARLGDPQNQYRCIHVAGTNGKGSTAAVLASILRRHGHRVGLYTSPHLVRFTERFQVDGKEVEPEKIFSAFEDIRRVLDPREPPTFFEAVTAMAFHYFAQEHVEWAVVETGMGGRLDATNTIRPEAAVITNVSFDHQEYLGRTLSAIAREKAGIIKPGVPVVTAARQPVVQSVIKATCLRNDSPLYRLGTHFRVRRNGNGSFGYYGLRFHWSHIKTPLKGDHQFVNAGLALAALEVIERSGALILNPVAVEEGLSQVRWPARMETLEERPLVILDGAHNPPGAECLRSALLHNFTYDKLHLVLGIMGDKDIRGIFRRLLPLAETAIFTKPRYGRAADPELLRRLARPYIQKMYAVPDPAAAIGQAKALAGPDDLICITGSLYFAGEVKEIYGEPQAFPGCVFG